A window from Haloarchaeobius amylolyticus encodes these proteins:
- a CDS encoding ABC transporter permease, translated as MLIVLGIVFSLQSENFLTYGNLITNVAKNSAFLLLVALAGTFPILQQSIDLSVAQLVTLTGVVAAVLVGDYGVLALVIAVVVGMLAGAINGLVFTKLKVPSFLVTLGTLSIMGGLALIVTDGSSITFRNDTVRNIATGEWIPGIPNLVMWGLLFYGFTVFLAWRTKFGRYCYALGENERVVELAGAKVDRYKIYPFILSGLLCGVAGALLAARISSGSAQMGEGFLLPSIAAIVMGGTALTGGVGGPHRTLLGVLVIAVLQNGMNLTAVDPFIQEIVLGVVVVAAVALSIDRRKIDVVK; from the coding sequence ATGTTGATCGTCCTGGGTATCGTGTTCTCCCTGCAGTCGGAGAACTTCCTCACCTACGGGAACCTGATCACGAACGTCGCGAAGAACAGTGCGTTCCTGTTGCTCGTCGCACTGGCGGGGACGTTCCCCATCCTGCAACAGAGTATCGACCTCTCGGTCGCACAGCTCGTGACGCTCACCGGGGTCGTCGCCGCTGTCCTCGTGGGCGACTACGGGGTCCTCGCGCTGGTCATCGCCGTTGTCGTCGGCATGCTCGCTGGCGCCATCAACGGGCTCGTGTTCACCAAGCTCAAGGTGCCGTCGTTCCTGGTCACCCTGGGTACCCTCTCGATCATGGGTGGGCTCGCCCTCATCGTGACCGACGGCTCGTCCATCACGTTCCGGAACGACACCGTCCGGAACATCGCCACCGGCGAATGGATACCTGGGATTCCGAACCTCGTGATGTGGGGCCTGCTGTTCTACGGCTTCACCGTGTTCCTCGCCTGGCGGACCAAGTTCGGGCGCTACTGTTATGCCCTCGGTGAGAACGAGCGCGTCGTCGAACTCGCCGGGGCGAAGGTCGACCGGTACAAGATCTACCCGTTCATCCTCTCTGGTCTGCTCTGTGGGGTTGCTGGCGCGCTGCTCGCCGCCCGCATCTCCTCGGGGTCTGCACAGATGGGCGAAGGGTTCCTGCTGCCGAGCATCGCGGCCATCGTCATGGGTGGGACCGCGCTGACCGGCGGTGTCGGCGGCCCCCACCGGACGCTCCTCGGCGTCCTCGTCATCGCCGTGCTGCAGAACGGTATGAACCTCACCGCGGTCGACCCATTCATCCAGGAGATCGTCCTGGGCGTCGTCGTGGTCGCTGCGGTCGCCCTGTCCATCGACCGTCGCAAGATCGACGTGGTGAAGTGA
- a CDS encoding VOC family protein codes for MSESAYPRGLAHVGLTVPDLDEAIDWYCDVLGFSHVKGPDEITADEGYGGRQAANLLGEFETMRFAHLATGNQIGIELFEFTSTGAHSEPDPTRAGLFHLCVIDPDVEGLAARIDEHGGDHYSEVWEIFEDDDEYTLTYCKDPYGNLLEIYSHSHERIYSNRDA; via the coding sequence ATGTCCGAATCAGCATATCCGCGTGGCCTCGCCCACGTCGGGCTCACCGTTCCGGACCTCGACGAAGCGATCGACTGGTACTGTGACGTCCTCGGGTTCAGCCACGTCAAGGGTCCCGACGAGATAACGGCCGACGAAGGATACGGCGGTCGACAGGCGGCGAATCTCCTCGGCGAATTCGAGACGATGCGCTTTGCACATCTCGCCACAGGCAATCAGATCGGAATCGAGCTGTTCGAGTTCACCTCCACGGGCGCTCACTCGGAGCCGGACCCGACTCGAGCAGGGTTGTTCCACCTGTGTGTCATCGACCCAGACGTCGAGGGACTCGCCGCACGCATCGACGAACACGGCGGCGACCACTACTCGGAGGTGTGGGAGATTTTCGAGGACGACGACGAGTACACCCTGACGTACTGCAAGGACCCGTACGGCAACCTGCTGGAGATCTACTCGCACAGCCACGAGCGGATATACAGCAACCGGGACGCGTAG